CCGTTGCAAGGGTATTTGTTGTTGGTTGAGCAGATGGTGGAGCGCGGAACTAAATTCGGGGAAGCGTGGAATTTTGGACCTAATGACGATGGTGTGAAAAGTGTGGAGTGGCTCGTTAAGAAGATAGGCACACTCTGGGGAGTAAATGATTTCTATGAATTGGCAGAAGGGAGCAATCCTCACGAAGCTACTAATCTCAGCCTTGATAGCTCGAAGGCAAGGCGAGCATTGGGCTGGCAGCCGATATGGAGTGTGGAGAGGGCGCTGGAGAAAACAGTGGAGTGGTTCCAAGCCTATCAACAGCAATCCGATATGAAGGCTGTATGCTTAGAACAATTGGAAGCATACACACTCGCAGGGGCTCATAAGGACAAATAGTAGTGGAGGGGATTAGCGTGAAGTTATCCGACTATGTGATCGATTTCATAAGCAAACAAGGCGTTGCGCATATATTCGAGCTGACTGGCGGAGCTATCGTTCACTTGCTGGACTCCACCTATGACAGGAAGGATATGAACTGCGTCTCAGTTCATCACGAACAATCTGCAGCTTTCGCTGCGGAAGGATACAGTCGGATTAACGGTAAGCTTGGAGTTGCCATGGGTACCAGTGGCCCGGGAGCACTTAATATGCTGACGGGTATCGGCAGCTGCTATTTCGATTCGGTTCCTTGTCTGTTCATTACGGGGCAGGTGAATACGTATGAATATAAATTTGATCAACCCGTTCGGCAAATTGGTTTTCAGGAGACCGATATCGTTAGCATCGCGAAACCGATTGTGAAGTTTGCCGAAATGATTACAGATGCGCAACAAATCCGCTATTCCATGGAAAAAGCAGTATTTGTTGCTCAGCATGGACGTCCGGGCCCAGTTTTACTCGATATCCCTATGAATATACAGCGTGCTCAGATTGAACCGGATGCATTAGAAAGCTTCTTCGATAGCGAGGAATTCTATGGGTATACGAATTTTAAGCAGCCTTGTCCTTCTGGAGACATAGAGCAAACCATTCAATTGCTCCAAAATGCTGAACGCCCCATCATTCTCGTCGGTGGCGGTGTCCGGGCTGCGGATGCTGTCAAAGAGCTACGAGAGCTCATCGATTTTAGCCATATACCAGTTGTCAGCTCATTAATGGGCCTCGATGCCTTGCCTGCGACGCATCCAATGAGCACGGGCCTTATCGGATCTTATGGAAATCGCTACAGTAATCTGGCTTTGGCGAACTGCGATTTTTTGCTTATCTTGGGATCACGACTCGATACTCGTCAGACGGGAACTAGGCCGGAAACCTTTGCTAGAGCAGCGAAGAAAGTTCATGTGGATGTCGAGGATGTTGAACGGCATGGAAAGGTTCGAGCGGATCTAACCATACATGTAGATGTTAAGCAATTCCTCAAAGACATAAATACGGCTTTGTCCGGAATCGTCCTTTCGGATTACTCTCCATGGCATGAAGCTATTCTGCGCTATAAGGAGAAATACCCGAGCGGGGGAATGCTTTCCCAGCTTGATCAAGCTGGACCTATTAATCCGAACCGGTTTATGGAGCTGTTATCCTCACGCAGCAGTGAAGGCGACATTATTGTGCTTGATGTAGGCCAGCATCAAATGTGGGCAAGCCAGTCCTTTCATTTGCTTGAAGGACAACGTCTCTTGAATGCAGGTGGCATGGGAGCTATGGGGTTTGCTCTTCCTGCCGCGATTGGAGCAGCGTTGATGGCTCCGCATCGTCAGATCATTGTAATTGCTGGCGATGGTGGTATGCAGGTGAACATACAGGAGCTTCATACGATTGCCCACCATGGGCTGCCGATTAAGGTTTTTGTCATGAATAATCATAATTTGGGCATGGTACGGCAGTTTCAGGATATGTATTTTGACGGTCGTCAGCAATCTACTGTTCATGGTTATGGCTGTCCTGACTTGGTGAAGGTAGCGAATGCTTATGGGATCCCTGCTTTAAGGATTGAAACCATTGAAGAAGCCGTAGCTAAAATAGACATCGCTTTGCAAACCAAAGGGTGCTTCCTAGTGGAAATCAATTTAGAAACTCAGACGACAGTGAATCCCAAGCTGGTTGTCAATCGGCCTATTGAAGACATGTCGCCATTCCTAGAACGGGAACAACTAACTGCCGAGATGCTCATAGAGCCGCTTGGAGATGAAGAGGTGATCAAATGACCACTAGCATTGTGATCTTGACACATAATCAACTGCCTTTAACTTACAAGTGCTTGCAAAGCATTCGGCAGCATACTGAGGATTATGAGCTCATTGTTGTTGATAATGGCTCGACAGATAACACACTTGCCTACTTAAGACAGCAACCGGATGTGATTCTTATAGAAAATGAAAAAAATCTAGGTTTTGCCAAAGGGTGTAATCAAGGAATTGAACTGTCAAAGGGAGAGAATGTTCTCTTCTTAAATAATGACACAGTTGTAACGGAGTATTGGTTGGAAAATTTGCTGCGTGTTTTGTACGAGAATGAAAGAGTTGGGATGGTAGGCCCTGTTACGAACAACTCAAGCGGTCATCAAATTATTCCAGTTACCTACAGCGATCTCAGCGGACTAGATGCGTTTGCACAGCTCCATTGTGAGGAAAA
This portion of the Cohnella abietis genome encodes:
- a CDS encoding thiamine pyrophosphate-binding protein, translated to MKLSDYVIDFISKQGVAHIFELTGGAIVHLLDSTYDRKDMNCVSVHHEQSAAFAAEGYSRINGKLGVAMGTSGPGALNMLTGIGSCYFDSVPCLFITGQVNTYEYKFDQPVRQIGFQETDIVSIAKPIVKFAEMITDAQQIRYSMEKAVFVAQHGRPGPVLLDIPMNIQRAQIEPDALESFFDSEEFYGYTNFKQPCPSGDIEQTIQLLQNAERPIILVGGGVRAADAVKELRELIDFSHIPVVSSLMGLDALPATHPMSTGLIGSYGNRYSNLALANCDFLLILGSRLDTRQTGTRPETFARAAKKVHVDVEDVERHGKVRADLTIHVDVKQFLKDINTALSGIVLSDYSPWHEAILRYKEKYPSGGMLSQLDQAGPINPNRFMELLSSRSSEGDIIVLDVGQHQMWASQSFHLLEGQRLLNAGGMGAMGFALPAAIGAALMAPHRQIIVIAGDGGMQVNIQELHTIAHHGLPIKVFVMNNHNLGMVRQFQDMYFDGRQQSTVHGYGCPDLVKVANAYGIPALRIETIEEAVAKIDIALQTKGCFLVEINLETQTTVNPKLVVNRPIEDMSPFLEREQLTAEMLIEPLGDEEVIK